In Malus sylvestris chromosome 16, drMalSylv7.2, whole genome shotgun sequence, the following are encoded in one genomic region:
- the LOC126607105 gene encoding ninja-family protein AFP3-like has product MGEANEWRRRAMENLSLEMDKYPRDLLQRLMCSRSNDATTRLQYADANEEEESDELELNLGLSLGGRFGVDKSAKNKLIRSTSIAGTMPFVRDDNDATAPTYTAGLMRTSSLPAETEEEWRKRKELQTLRRLEAKRRRSEKQRNSRTEKEGGSVEEEKRELEGSIGPNSGGVRGNRTAGPPFGLPSWVAAAVARQAASGGGGGVGANALVKLKGENLSGLQGFGRRPNSQGSAESLGGSSSGMSELESKPLQGTSGCSEARSAVPSSNQLLQERSNQDYAVGTSGTRTADDASKTPKPDIENPSKKPSSQENSERETRRNAMEDMPCVFTIGDGPNGRKVEGILYRYGKGQEVRIMCVCHGSFLSPAEFVKHAGGSDVAHPLRHIVVNPAAEI; this is encoded by the exons ATGGGTGAAGCTAATGAATGGAGAAGGAGAGCAATGGAAAATCTGTCTCTGGAAATGGATAAGTACCCGAGAGATCTGCTGCAGAGGTTAATGTGCAGCAGAAGCAACGACGCGACGACGCGGTTACAATATGCGGACGCTAACGAGGAAGAGGAGTCGGATGAGCTGGAGTTGAATCTCGGGCTTTCGTTAGGCGGTCGGTTCGGGGTCGACAAGAGCGCGAAAAACAAGCTAATCCGATCTACGTCGATTGCCGGGACGATGCCGTTTGTGAGGGACGACAACGACGCGACGGCGCCGACGTACACGGCGGGGCTGATGAGGACGTCTTCGCTTCCGGCCGAGACAgaggaggagtggaggaagaggaaggagtTACAGACGCTGAGGCGGTTGGAGGCGAAAAGGAGGAGGTCGGAGAAGCAGAGGAACTCAAGGACAGAAAAAGAAGGGGGTTCTGTGGAGGAGGAAAAGCGCGAACTTGAGGGTTCAATTGGGCCCAATTCGGGCGGTGTCAGGGGTAATCGGACGGCGGGCCCGCCTTTCGGGTTGCCTAGCTGGGTAGCGGCAGCAGTTGCTAGGCAAGCTGCTAGTGGTGGCGGTGGCGGAGTGGGTGCAAATGCATTGGTGAAATTAAAAGGTGAGAATTTGAGTGGTTTGCAAGGATTTGGAAGGCGACCCAATTCGCAGGGCTCGGCGGAGTCCCTAGGCGGAAGCTCGTCGGGGATGTCGGAATTGGAGAGTAAACCTCTTCAAG GAACCAGCGGTTGCAGTGAAGCAAGAAGCGCTGTACCCTCTAGCAACCAGTTGCTGCAAGAACGAAGTAATCAGGACTACGCTGTGGGCACTTCAGGCACAAGAACAGCAGATGATGCATCCAAAACTCCCAAACCCGACATAGAAAACCCATCTAAGAAGCCTAGTTCGCAAGAAAACAGCGAAAGGGAAACGAGGAGGAACGCCATGGAGGACATGCCGTGTGTTTTCACAATAGGAGATGGCCCAAATGGTAGAAAAGTTGAGGGAATTCTGTACAGATATGGGAAGGGACAGGAAGTCAGAATAATGTGTGTATGCCATGGAAGCTTTCTGTCTCCGGCAGAGTTCGTGAAGCATGCAGGAGGGAGTGATGTCGCTCACCCGCTTAGGCATATTGTTGTAAACCCGGCTGccgaaatttaa